Proteins from one Maridesulfovibrio ferrireducens genomic window:
- a CDS encoding phosphate/phosphite/phosphonate ABC transporter substrate-binding protein: protein MLKLKFLIPTVLLLLGIALYLRGQGLDENIVKVDMSVREEIRVPEPEPAITYAYLPQYSHKVSYQRHNKLIEYLSQETGLSIRQVFPNTFEEHRRMVEKGDIDISFSNPMTYIRIANGGAAAFARIIEPSGSPTFRGQIIARRDNRFIHKTKDCIGKSWIAVDPLSAGGYLFVLGLFLDNGITAADFKEIAFAAGPGGKQEKAVLAVYAGKYDFASIREGTLDIVKDKVNISKIKVIAETKPYPSWVYAARKDLDPNIKELIANAMFKLSMNDPEQAEILKQAGIRGIIPAQDDDYNSIRTLAEELGLNNYQKKERRVKE, encoded by the coding sequence ATGCTGAAACTAAAGTTTTTAATCCCTACAGTTCTGTTACTGCTTGGCATAGCACTATATCTTCGCGGACAGGGGCTGGATGAAAACATAGTTAAAGTCGATATGTCTGTACGGGAAGAAATAAGAGTTCCTGAACCTGAGCCAGCCATAACATACGCCTATCTCCCCCAATATTCTCATAAAGTTTCATACCAGAGACATAATAAACTGATCGAATACCTTTCCCAAGAAACAGGTCTTTCTATCCGTCAGGTTTTTCCTAACACGTTTGAGGAACACCGCCGCATGGTTGAAAAAGGCGATATTGATATCTCCTTTTCAAACCCCATGACTTACATACGGATAGCAAACGGCGGAGCTGCGGCTTTCGCTCGTATAATAGAGCCGTCAGGTAGTCCCACTTTCAGAGGACAGATCATTGCAAGACGAGACAACCGCTTTATCCACAAAACAAAAGATTGTATCGGCAAAAGCTGGATTGCTGTTGATCCTCTTTCTGCCGGAGGTTACCTTTTCGTTCTAGGTCTTTTCCTGGATAACGGAATAACCGCCGCAGATTTTAAAGAAATAGCCTTCGCTGCCGGACCGGGCGGAAAACAGGAAAAAGCAGTTCTCGCTGTATACGCAGGAAAATACGATTTCGCGTCAATCCGTGAAGGCACCCTTGATATAGTCAAAGACAAAGTAAATATTTCAAAAATTAAAGTTATAGCCGAAACAAAGCCTTACCCAAGCTGGGTCTACGCAGCCCGCAAAGATCTTGATCCTAATATAAAAGAACTTATCGCAAACGCAATGTTCAAGCTTTCCATGAACGATCCCGAACAGGCGGAAATTCTTAAGCAGGCGGGAATACGTGGAATTATCCCAGCACAAGACGACGATTATAATTCAATCCGGACTCTCGCAGAAGAACTTGGACTTAATAATTATCAGAAAAAAGAACGGAGGGTTAAAGAATGA
- a CDS encoding sulfite exporter TauE/SafE family protein, producing MFKSRKSLMIMALAALAVVAFFEPAFADKLQAAIDATPKGTGPGEINSELATGFLGISGAPSPSLIIGFAWAIWVGWIFSTVGAFGGIMAGVGHITIYGFGDFASTFKKTSPVMNKLVTDSIRVSNQWLVGTSAAMSSYNYFKMGRLVLPLGLSLAAGSIAGSYLVPWLTAGKISLKDYIGFFGLFVLFLGCYLFYETSPKGQANKKQAKEAAKAFEASIKKEKEGCAVDTECLGVKVLSFSLTKCIFTFYGVEFSFNPLVPVVGGFVIASLASFLGVGGGFLLVPFLTSVAGLPMYLVAGTSALAVLVGMTTSIFTYMVVKDTPVFWPLIGVELLGILVGSFIGPRTSKYIPDVWLKRLFIVLALYVGIRYTTKGFLGYSIVPPF from the coding sequence ATGTTTAAATCCCGCAAAAGCCTTATGATTATGGCTCTGGCGGCGCTGGCTGTGGTAGCTTTTTTTGAGCCAGCCTTCGCAGACAAACTTCAGGCCGCAATTGACGCCACCCCTAAAGGGACCGGCCCAGGCGAAATCAACTCAGAACTAGCAACCGGATTCCTGGGAATCAGCGGAGCTCCATCCCCCAGCCTTATTATCGGTTTTGCATGGGCAATCTGGGTAGGTTGGATTTTCTCAACTGTCGGCGCATTCGGTGGAATCATGGCTGGTGTCGGTCACATCACCATTTACGGATTCGGTGATTTTGCTTCTACTTTCAAAAAAACATCACCTGTAATGAACAAACTCGTTACAGACTCCATCCGCGTATCCAACCAGTGGCTTGTAGGTACATCCGCAGCGATGTCTTCTTACAACTACTTCAAAATGGGACGCCTTGTTCTACCTTTAGGACTCTCACTTGCCGCAGGTTCCATCGCAGGTTCTTACCTTGTTCCTTGGCTCACAGCCGGTAAAATTTCTCTTAAAGACTACATCGGATTCTTCGGTCTTTTCGTTCTTTTCCTTGGTTGTTACCTCTTTTATGAAACCTCTCCTAAAGGACAGGCAAATAAAAAACAGGCTAAAGAAGCTGCTAAAGCTTTTGAAGCATCAATCAAAAAAGAAAAAGAAGGTTGTGCAGTTGACACTGAGTGTCTTGGCGTTAAAGTTCTCAGCTTTTCTCTCACCAAGTGCATCTTCACTTTCTACGGAGTAGAATTCTCCTTTAATCCTCTGGTACCAGTTGTCGGTGGTTTTGTTATCGCATCACTTGCTTCCTTCCTCGGAGTTGGTGGCGGATTCTTGCTGGTTCCTTTCCTTACCAGTGTTGCCGGCCTTCCTATGTACCTTGTTGCAGGAACATCTGCTCTTGCCGTTCTGGTTGGTATGACAACTTCTATCTTCACTTACATGGTTGTTAAAGATACACCTGTATTCTGGCCCCTGATCGGAGTTGAACTTCTCGGAATTCTCGTCGGTTCCTTTATTGGACCACGCACTTCCAAGTACATCCCTGACGTATGGCTCAAAAGACTGTTTATCGTTCTAGCTCTTTATGTTGGTATTCGTTACACAACCAAGGGCTTCCTCGGTTACAGCATCGTGCCTCCGTTCTAA
- a CDS encoding DUF169 domain-containing protein: MTYKEMQELLMKEMRLYHYPVAIKYFYDQAEVDHFKEKADFHVPVKAMTFCQWEIAARMKGQIVYSEKEGLGCGNAHYSFGWKGLDAAEIKGHAKYTRTPEQAEKFIKTKTQLPEGLIGIAVAPLGSIDGLFEPDTVHFYVDNMQAYHLAVDYMAATDTHPLRPNVTMNSSACGGSVYTYVEKEFNMCPACSGSYNAGKTERGEINVMIPGEKFKAVVERLVERIEEKGSGAITRPGDGFPGADVCKNCPLIVFKKEK; encoded by the coding sequence ATGACTTACAAAGAAATGCAAGAATTACTTATGAAGGAAATGAGACTTTACCATTACCCTGTTGCAATAAAATATTTCTACGATCAGGCTGAAGTTGATCATTTCAAAGAAAAAGCAGATTTTCACGTTCCCGTTAAAGCAATGACTTTTTGTCAGTGGGAAATTGCAGCCCGCATGAAAGGACAGATTGTCTATTCTGAAAAAGAAGGCCTTGGATGCGGAAACGCTCACTACAGCTTCGGCTGGAAGGGACTTGATGCTGCCGAAATCAAAGGACACGCTAAATATACCCGCACCCCTGAGCAGGCTGAAAAATTTATTAAAACAAAAACACAGCTCCCCGAAGGCCTTATCGGAATCGCTGTAGCCCCTCTTGGTTCAATCGACGGCCTTTTTGAGCCTGATACCGTTCACTTCTATGTTGACAACATGCAGGCATACCACCTTGCAGTTGACTACATGGCAGCAACAGATACTCATCCTCTACGCCCGAATGTCACCATGAATTCATCTGCATGCGGTGGTAGCGTTTACACTTACGTTGAAAAAGAATTCAACATGTGCCCAGCTTGTTCCGGCAGCTATAACGCAGGTAAAACCGAACGCGGCGAAATCAACGTCATGATCCCCGGTGAAAAATTTAAAGCTGTTGTTGAAAGATTAGTTGAACGCATTGAAGAAAAAGGAAGCGGAGCCATCACACGTCCAGGCGATGGATTCCCCGGCGCTGACGTTTGCAAAAACTGTCCGCTGATCGTTTTCAAAAAAGAAAAATAA
- a CDS encoding N-acyl homoserine lactonase family protein, with amino-acid sequence MSKYRIHPIVMGTKRFDKGMMTYQQGYGTPYIIPIYCWYLEGGDKNILVDTGEMQPIISEERERDLGGKIYTFEDGLAKYGLKPEDIDIVVHTHLHNDHCENDYKCVNAKIYAHRKELEHVHDPHPLDFRYLEDYIEDVEENGQVKVVDADCEIVPGIRVMHTPVHTEGGLTVLVDTEGGLAAITGFCVIMENFYPPLEVTGMEMEVIPPGTSVNTYKAYDIMLQVKSQADILIPLHEPLFAKVDTVEGT; translated from the coding sequence ATGAGTAAATATAGAATTCATCCCATCGTAATGGGAACAAAGAGATTTGATAAAGGTATGATGACATACCAGCAGGGCTATGGAACTCCATATATTATACCTATTTATTGTTGGTATTTGGAAGGCGGTGATAAAAATATTCTGGTTGATACGGGCGAAATGCAGCCTATCATTTCGGAAGAACGTGAACGTGATCTCGGAGGTAAAATTTATACCTTTGAGGACGGGTTAGCTAAATACGGTTTAAAACCTGAAGATATAGATATAGTCGTTCACACTCATTTGCATAACGATCATTGCGAAAATGATTATAAATGTGTGAATGCTAAAATTTATGCACATCGCAAAGAGCTTGAACATGTTCATGATCCTCATCCTCTGGATTTCAGGTATCTTGAAGATTACATTGAAGATGTTGAAGAAAATGGACAGGTTAAGGTTGTAGATGCTGATTGTGAAATTGTTCCCGGTATCAGAGTAATGCATACGCCTGTGCACACTGAAGGCGGGCTTACTGTGCTTGTTGATACCGAAGGCGGTTTAGCGGCAATCACAGGTTTTTGTGTGATTATGGAAAATTTTTACCCGCCGCTCGAAGTTACGGGTATGGAGATGGAAGTAATTCCTCCGGGTACCAGCGTTAACACTTACAAAGCATATGATATTATGCTTCAAGTGAAATCGCAGGCAGATATTCTTATTCCACTTCATGAGCCGTTGTTTGCCAAAGTTGATACTGTTGAAGGAACTTGA
- a CDS encoding alcohol dehydrogenase catalytic domain-containing protein gives MRAAYFKDKNIELIEKKRPELSKGDALLKVIIAGICNTDIELHKGYYGFEGIPGHEFVAIVEECPDCPELVGKRVVADINVLDANRSVGSYSGDRRHAPNRTVIGIVNHDGAFAEYLKVPVENLYVVGDNVADEAAVFAEPLAAGLEVSQQIHITGNMRVMVLGDGKLGILTALALKLYNPDVLLIGKHADKLAIASSQGVATYCIESADELTGLASKLGKYDLVVEATGSEDGLSYAIDFVRPEGTVVAKTTSHKPTSLNLAKVVVDEISIVGSRCGDIGLALSTLEQRLIDVSGLIEAEYNFDEFVSAFAHACRKGSKKVLVRM, from the coding sequence GTGCGAGCAGCATATTTTAAAGATAAGAATATAGAATTAATTGAAAAAAAACGTCCTGAACTATCAAAAGGTGATGCTCTTTTGAAGGTCATCATTGCCGGGATTTGCAATACTGATATTGAGCTTCATAAAGGTTATTACGGTTTTGAAGGTATTCCGGGTCATGAATTTGTGGCGATAGTTGAAGAGTGTCCTGATTGTCCTGAACTTGTCGGGAAAAGGGTCGTTGCTGATATTAACGTTCTTGATGCTAATCGTTCGGTTGGATCATATTCCGGTGACCGGAGGCATGCACCAAATCGAACTGTGATCGGAATAGTGAACCATGACGGCGCATTTGCGGAATATCTTAAGGTTCCGGTTGAGAATCTTTATGTGGTTGGGGACAATGTCGCTGATGAAGCGGCTGTTTTTGCCGAGCCGCTTGCCGCAGGTCTTGAAGTCAGCCAGCAGATCCATATAACAGGTAATATGCGGGTGATGGTTCTTGGTGACGGAAAGCTGGGGATACTTACGGCATTAGCTTTGAAGCTGTATAATCCTGATGTGCTTTTGATTGGAAAGCATGCAGATAAGCTTGCCATTGCATCTTCGCAGGGAGTTGCGACCTATTGTATTGAAAGTGCGGATGAATTGACCGGGTTGGCCTCTAAGCTGGGGAAATATGATCTGGTTGTTGAGGCTACCGGAAGCGAAGACGGTCTTTCTTATGCTATTGATTTTGTACGTCCGGAAGGCACTGTGGTCGCAAAAACAACATCTCATAAACCTACTTCATTAAATCTTGCTAAAGTTGTTGTTGATGAAATTTCGATTGTAGGTTCCCGCTGCGGAGATATCGGGCTTGCTCTTTCTACTCTTGAGCAGCGGCTGATTGACGTATCCGGTCTGATCGAAGCTGAGTATAATTTTGATGAATTTGTTTCAGCTTTTGCGCATGCGTGCAGGAAAGGATCAAAAAAGGTGCTCGTTAGAATGTAG
- a CDS encoding holin family protein, whose protein sequence is MIGSILDLGSTIIDKLWPDAGEREKAKFRLVELQSKGELVEIESRLKVMLAEMSGNWLQRSWRPILMLTIIAIVANNYLLYPYMALFWAEAPRLELPPQLWSLMELGLGGYVVGRSTEKVIKTWRQNGG, encoded by the coding sequence ATGATCGGTTCAATTCTGGATCTTGGGTCGACCATTATCGATAAACTTTGGCCGGATGCAGGTGAAAGGGAGAAAGCTAAATTTAGACTGGTTGAGCTTCAGAGTAAGGGGGAGCTTGTTGAAATTGAGTCCCGGTTGAAAGTTATGTTGGCGGAAATGTCCGGCAACTGGTTGCAGCGTTCATGGCGGCCGATTTTGATGCTGACGATTATTGCAATCGTGGCGAATAATTATCTTTTGTATCCGTACATGGCTTTGTTCTGGGCGGAGGCTCCGCGGCTGGAACTTCCGCCGCAACTCTGGTCGCTGATGGAGCTTGGTCTCGGTGGCTATGTTGTGGGCCGAAGCACTGAAAAAGTTATCAAAACATGGAGGCAAAATGGTGGCTGA
- a CDS encoding GNAT family N-acetyltransferase: MYGFEAAEGFVFYKYRDFDGTVSLTEGHLKWFWDVMQCAGQIPVIFYDGSVECFEDFKNLVEKKEQHFFLGFKDDKPSGLFWLNGFAQRSCFVHLAIMPDFFGKETLLMGKGVLRHLLTVCDVSGGYILDCVKGLIPVMNPLACRMAERSGFSKVGILPQAAYWAAEDKSVDAAIFCAVRNS, from the coding sequence ATGTACGGCTTTGAAGCGGCGGAGGGGTTTGTATTCTACAAGTATCGCGATTTTGATGGAACAGTCAGTCTTACAGAGGGACATTTGAAATGGTTCTGGGACGTGATGCAGTGCGCCGGCCAAATTCCGGTTATTTTTTATGATGGCTCTGTAGAATGTTTTGAGGATTTTAAAAATCTTGTGGAGAAGAAAGAACAACATTTCTTTTTAGGGTTCAAAGACGACAAACCATCAGGATTGTTCTGGTTGAATGGTTTTGCTCAGCGTTCTTGTTTTGTCCATCTTGCCATCATGCCGGATTTTTTCGGGAAAGAAACATTATTGATGGGAAAAGGTGTTTTGCGTCATTTGCTGACAGTGTGTGACGTGTCAGGAGGTTATATTCTGGACTGCGTTAAGGGTCTTATTCCTGTAATGAATCCCCTTGCTTGCCGTATGGCAGAAAGGTCTGGATTTTCAAAAGTGGGAATACTTCCACAGGCTGCATATTGGGCAGCAGAAGACAAAAGTGTGGATGCCGCAATTTTTTGTGCGGTTAGAAATAGTTGA
- a CDS encoding aminobutyrate aminotransferase gives MSSYYRPELPGPKSGKSDVWFDRDSPGFNGYFKWHKTTYGTNPSFNSKGLNAPADWGMPKDWTYSDSTGHWYTPAEMTNAGFNQIDGQWLHPNDIRKQEIDTANAELDAKIASRKATEGRMRKVHAFGRKKTILTGPVGATGVVKVEKHFLQNSKGVMQ, from the coding sequence GTGAGCAGTTATTACAGGCCGGAGCTGCCTGGACCTAAGTCTGGAAAATCCGATGTCTGGTTCGACCGAGATTCACCGGGATTTAATGGTTATTTTAAATGGCATAAAACAACTTACGGAACTAATCCCTCATTTAATAGCAAGGGTTTGAATGCTCCGGCAGATTGGGGAATGCCTAAGGATTGGACGTATTCGGATTCAACCGGGCATTGGTACACCCCGGCTGAAATGACGAATGCGGGCTTTAATCAGATTGATGGTCAGTGGCTTCATCCTAATGACATTCGGAAACAGGAAATAGATACGGCAAATGCTGAACTTGATGCGAAAATAGCATCTCGAAAAGCTACAGAAGGAAGGATGCGGAAGGTTCATGCTTTTGGCAGAAAGAAGACGATACTTACCGGTCCTGTAGGCGCTACCGGAGTTGTTAAAGTCGAGAAGCATTTTTTGCAAAATTCAAAAGGAGTAATGCAGTGA
- a CDS encoding Com family DNA-binding transcriptional regulator produces the protein MIDHRCPVCGRLLMKGKVIEVQVKCPKCKKLVKLSCNKR, from the coding sequence GTGATTGATCATCGGTGTCCCGTATGCGGGAGGTTGTTGATGAAGGGGAAGGTTATTGAAGTTCAAGTAAAGTGTCCCAAGTGTAAGAAACTGGTAAAACTTTCCTGCAACAAACGGTAG